From Panicum hallii strain FIL2 chromosome 2, PHallii_v3.1, whole genome shotgun sequence, a single genomic window includes:
- the LOC112881190 gene encoding F-box protein SKIP23-like: protein MAAQGPAAARSMPDWSSGLPSELLEVIGKRLASGTDAASFRSVCSPWRDAVPFQAFAPLLLLPFGPDSERVALYSVDEERTFSLPCGASCGWLALMDGSAAVTLLNPFTGARVELPPADEDVAAASSMNVSKKDGRWVLHPEDDYGNAAAANRALRAA from the exons ATGGCGGCTCAGGGGCCTGCGGCGGCGAGATCCATGCCGGACTGGAGCTCCGGCCTCCCATCGGAGCTCCTCGAGGTCATCGGGAAGCGCCTCGCCTCCGGCACCGACGCGGCGTCGTTCCGGTCGGTCTGCTCGCCGTGGCGCGACGCCGTGCCGTTCCAGGCCTTCGCGCCGCTCCTGCTGCTCCCGTTCGGGCCCGACTCGGAGCGCGTCGCGCTCTACAGCGTCGACGAGGAGAGGACGTTCTCCCTGCCGTGCGGCGCGTCGTGCGGGTGGCTGGCGCTCATGGACGGGTCCGCGGCCGTCACGCTGCTGAACCCCTTCACCGGGGCCCGCGTCGAGCTCCCTCCGGCCGACGAGGACGTCGCGGCTGCCTCCTCGATGAACGTGTCCAAGAAGGACGGCCGGTGGGTGCTCCACCCCGAGGACGACTACGGGAACGCGGCTGCTGCCA ATCGTGCTCTCCGCGCCGCCTGA